A genome region from Frankineae bacterium MT45 includes the following:
- a CDS encoding Methyltransferase domain-containing protein, with amino-acid sequence MRVGALRPYEDSLLASTPSALSLVGDDETELHLDVARWMAPVDATDTAVLDRCVGPALDVGCGPGRFVRALGERGIAALGVDIADAAVELTRRLGMPALGRSIFDQVPGEGRWATVLLMDGNLGIGGDVPRLLRRISQVMRHNGRLIIEASAERDVDEVLTVRFSAAGSVVGPAFDWARMGVDALQRRAVTAGFYVDEVFVAGERSFVCLRRSARASRITVSR; translated from the coding sequence ATGCGCGTCGGTGCACTGCGTCCCTATGAGGACTCGCTGCTGGCCTCGACCCCGTCTGCCCTCTCGCTCGTCGGTGACGACGAGACGGAGTTACACCTCGACGTCGCCCGCTGGATGGCGCCGGTCGACGCCACCGACACTGCGGTGCTCGACCGCTGCGTCGGCCCGGCGCTGGACGTGGGCTGCGGGCCAGGGCGTTTCGTGCGGGCATTGGGCGAGCGGGGAATCGCCGCGCTGGGAGTGGATATCGCCGACGCCGCCGTCGAGCTGACCCGGCGCCTGGGTATGCCGGCCCTGGGTCGCAGCATCTTCGACCAGGTTCCCGGTGAGGGGCGCTGGGCCACCGTGCTCCTCATGGACGGCAACCTCGGGATCGGCGGCGACGTGCCACGGCTACTGCGACGAATCAGCCAGGTAATGCGGCACAACGGCCGCCTCATCATCGAGGCCAGTGCCGAACGGGACGTCGACGAGGTACTCACCGTGCGCTTCAGCGCCGCCGGGAGCGTGGTCGGGCCGGCCTTCGACTGGGCCCGGATGGGGGTGGATGCTCTGCAGCGCCGGGCGGTGACCGCCGGGTTCTACGTCGACGAGGTCTTCGTGGCCGGCGAGCGCTCCTTCGTCTGCCTGCGCCGATCGGCCCGGGCGTCGCGAATCACCGTCAGCAGGTAG